The following coding sequences are from one SAR202 cluster bacterium window:
- the rpsR gene encoding 30S ribosomal protein S18 has product MGAGGPGGKPRFFARRKVCSFCVNHATHVDYKDVGTLKRYFSDQAKIESRRKSGVCSKHQRMLALAVKRARFLGMLPYNRVHRTGGARSFS; this is encoded by the coding sequence ATGGGCGCAGGCGGCCCGGGCGGGAAGCCCCGCTTCTTTGCCCGCAGGAAGGTTTGCTCCTTCTGCGTTAACCACGCCACGCACGTTGACTACAAGGACGTCGGCACCCTGAAGCGGTATTTCTCAGACCAGGCCAAGATCGAGTCCCGCAGGAAGAGCGGCGTCTGCTCCAAGCACCAGCGCATGCTGGCGCTCGCGGTCAAGCGCGCCCGGTTCCTTGGCATGCTCCCTTATAACCGCGTGCACCGCACCGGTGGGGCCCGCTCCTTCTCCTAA